A single window of Nicotiana tomentosiformis chromosome 1, ASM39032v3, whole genome shotgun sequence DNA harbors:
- the LOC104111543 gene encoding gamma-glutamyl peptidase 5-like, with the protein MEGKKFAVLLCAEDSEYVKKKYGGYFGVFVRMLAEEGETWDVFRVANGEFPADDEIGEYNGFVITGSCNDAHGNDLWICKLLNLLKKLDSMKKKVLGICFGHQILGRSLGGVIERATTGWDIGVTTVKLSTSKLFNTLNLPAFMQVIECHRDEIRELPPKAEVMAWSNKTGIEMFRYGDHIMGIQGHPEYTKDILLHLIDRLLQRNLIEESIADVAKAKIEGREPDREVWKKLCVSFLKGRL; encoded by the exons ATGGAAGGAAAAAAATTTGCAGTTCTACTATGTGCAGAGGATTCAGAATACGTGAAAAAGAAATACGGCGGTTATTTTGGTGTATTCGTGAGAATGCTGGCGGAGGAAGGGGAAACGTGGGACGTATTCCGCGTGGCTAACGGCGAGTTTCCGGCGGATGATGAGATCGGAGAATACAACGGATTTGTGATCACCGGTAGTTGTAATGACGCTCACGGTAATGATTTGTGGATCTGTAAACTACTCAATCTGCTCAAAAAACTTGATTCCATGAAGAAGAAAGTTTTGGGTATTTGCTTTGGTCACCAG ATATTAGGACGATCATTGGGTGGAGTTATAGAGAGAGCCACAACTGGATGGGACATTGGCGTCACCACCGTTAAGTTATCAACGTCCAAGCTATTCAACACTCTCAACTTACCTGCATTTATGCAAGTTATTGAGTGTCACCGCGATGAG ATCCGAGAGCTTCCACCAAAGGCAGAGGTGATGGCATGGTCCAATAAAACTGGAATTGAAATGTTTAGGTATGGTGATCACATAATGGGCATTCAAGGTCACCCCGAGTATACCAAAGATATTCTCCTCCATCTCATTGATCGTCTTCTTCAACGCAACCTTATTGAG GAGAGCATTGCTGATGTAGCCAAGGCGAAGATTGAAGGGCGCGAGCCAGACAGGGAGGTGTGGAAGAAATTGTGTGTTAGCTTTCTCAAGGGTAGATTGTGA